The Nesterenkonia xinjiangensis genome contains a region encoding:
- a CDS encoding GNAT family N-acetyltransferase: protein MGVPDTSAEILVREVRGDDLPAFLAARPDAPSMGPYLLRQRTNGIGTGLVALDGETLVGSLELCWTWPPEVRNLHVVEARRMQGIGTALLAAAEAAVRHRGSQEGEEELVLQLHVGEGNPSARRLYERLGYRPTGQRTSTRYSSLDDDGTTRTATEIDELLVTHLGR from the coding sequence ATGGGAGTCCCCGACACGTCCGCCGAGATACTCGTCCGCGAGGTCCGCGGAGACGACCTCCCCGCGTTCCTGGCCGCCCGCCCGGACGCACCGAGCATGGGACCGTATCTGCTGCGACAGAGAACCAACGGAATCGGCACCGGGCTCGTCGCGCTCGACGGCGAGACCCTGGTGGGCTCGCTGGAGCTGTGCTGGACCTGGCCGCCCGAGGTGCGGAACCTGCACGTCGTCGAAGCACGGCGCATGCAGGGCATCGGCACCGCGCTGCTGGCTGCCGCCGAGGCGGCCGTGCGGCATCGCGGCTCCCAGGAGGGCGAGGAGGAGCTGGTCCTCCAGCTGCACGTGGGGGAGGGCAATCCCTCAGCCCGGCGGCTCTACGAACGTCTGGGCTATCGGCCCACCGGCCAGCGCACCTCCACCAGGTATTCGTCCCTTGACGACGACGGCACCACTCGCACTGCCACGGAGATCGACGAACTGCTGGTCACACACCTCGGCCGCTGA
- a CDS encoding FHA domain-containing protein, whose amino-acid sequence MHLDIDISFSCREVDQDGVESSSLSGTVTADGTHVQVHTDAPGLLEKPTPGAVRMLKAFADELAEMGVSATISGPDGELLSIGDVDAPVLQRVVTRSRHIRLGSLTAAAKSMLSSPPAGSASPAMLPPATPWPPVPTFSRRIRRRVTTTHSAPGSGRPRLVMVKDDGSGPGPLMEFNLVGDRTVIGSDETCDLRLAGLEPFHAEVIHDEFDEYLLSRRGAAGGSVSGSHGAPVTLRTGSRIDMGPWRLVYIRAEFADHGRPFGGRQGGELAYQRPQYNPYTHRVENRN is encoded by the coding sequence ATGCATCTCGACATAGACATCAGCTTCAGCTGCCGCGAGGTCGATCAGGACGGCGTCGAAAGCAGCTCGCTCAGCGGCACGGTGACTGCCGACGGCACCCACGTGCAGGTCCACACCGATGCACCCGGACTGCTGGAGAAGCCGACCCCCGGGGCGGTGCGGATGCTGAAGGCCTTCGCCGACGAGCTGGCCGAGATGGGTGTCTCGGCCACCATCTCCGGCCCGGACGGTGAGCTCCTGAGCATCGGGGACGTCGATGCTCCCGTGCTGCAGCGCGTGGTGACCAGATCCAGGCACATCCGCCTGGGTTCCCTGACCGCCGCGGCGAAGAGCATGCTCTCCAGTCCGCCGGCCGGCAGCGCATCGCCGGCGATGCTGCCCCCGGCGACCCCCTGGCCGCCGGTCCCGACGTTCAGCCGGAGGATCCGGCGACGCGTGACCACCACCCACAGCGCCCCCGGTTCCGGCCGTCCCCGGCTCGTGATGGTCAAGGACGACGGTTCCGGCCCCGGCCCTCTGATGGAGTTCAACCTCGTCGGTGACAGGACCGTCATCGGCAGCGACGAGACCTGTGACCTGCGGCTGGCCGGGCTTGAGCCCTTCCATGCCGAAGTCATCCATGATGAGTTCGACGAGTACCTGCTCTCGCGTCGTGGCGCCGCCGGCGGCAGTGTGAGCGGGTCCCACGGAGCTCCGGTGACTCTTCGCACGGGGTCGAGGATCGACATGGGCCCCTGGCGTCTGGTGTACATCCGGGCGGAGTTCGCTGATCACGGGCGTCCGTTCGGTGGACGTCAGGGTGGCGAGCTCGCCTATCAGAGGCCTCAGTACAACCCCTACACGCATCGGGTCGAGAACAGGAACTGA
- a CDS encoding acyl-CoA dehydrogenase family protein, whose translation MTDTMTQRSAIDVPAALDFFDLDRDFATEELALRDRVRDFGLREIAPVIDEHWERAEFPVSVLPGLADLGVVGGFIQGHGCPGLSRRAAGLVAREMGRIDGSVNTFLGVHSSLGMGSIYMLGNQEQHDRWLPSMARLERTGAFALTEPAHGSDSVSLETRARREGDGWLLNGHKRWIGNGHAADVVVVYARDEEDGQVKAFVVERQEDGSWPSGYRPEVITGKIGKRAINQADIVIEDLRVPAENRLEHCEDFSGVNRVLAATRGGASWEALGHGMAAFEIAARYAQEREQFGAPIGGYQLVQEKLATMLSDLVSMQLMCLRMADLAEGGRLTGPQASLVKMTTSRKALSMCRTARDILAGNGLLLENQIARHLTDMEVVSTYEGTDSMQALIVGREITGLSAFTRSRR comes from the coding sequence ATGACTGACACCATGACTCAGCGCAGCGCGATCGATGTCCCGGCCGCTCTGGACTTCTTCGATCTCGATCGTGACTTCGCGACCGAGGAGCTCGCCCTCCGCGACAGGGTCCGGGATTTCGGACTGCGGGAGATCGCCCCGGTGATCGACGAGCACTGGGAGCGGGCCGAGTTCCCGGTCTCGGTGCTTCCCGGCCTGGCCGACCTCGGGGTGGTCGGAGGGTTCATCCAGGGCCACGGATGCCCGGGGCTCTCCCGCCGGGCGGCCGGCCTCGTCGCGCGCGAGATGGGACGCATCGACGGCTCGGTGAACACCTTCCTCGGCGTCCATTCCTCCTTGGGCATGGGCAGCATCTACATGCTCGGCAACCAGGAGCAGCACGACCGGTGGCTGCCCTCGATGGCGCGGCTGGAACGTACCGGGGCGTTCGCCCTCACCGAGCCCGCGCACGGCTCGGACTCCGTGTCCCTGGAGACCCGTGCTCGGCGTGAGGGGGATGGCTGGCTGTTGAACGGACATAAGCGCTGGATCGGCAACGGGCACGCCGCCGACGTCGTGGTGGTCTACGCCAGGGATGAGGAGGATGGTCAGGTCAAGGCCTTCGTGGTCGAGCGGCAGGAGGACGGCAGCTGGCCCTCCGGCTATCGGCCGGAGGTCATCACGGGCAAGATCGGCAAGCGTGCCATCAACCAGGCCGACATCGTCATCGAGGATCTGCGCGTCCCGGCGGAGAACCGCCTGGAGCACTGTGAGGACTTCTCGGGGGTGAACCGGGTGCTCGCCGCGACGCGCGGCGGCGCCTCCTGGGAGGCTCTCGGACACGGGATGGCGGCCTTCGAGATCGCTGCCCGCTACGCCCAGGAGCGGGAGCAGTTCGGGGCGCCGATCGGGGGATACCAGCTGGTCCAGGAGAAGCTGGCCACCATGCTCTCCGACTTGGTCTCCATGCAGCTGATGTGCCTGCGCATGGCCGACCTGGCGGAGGGCGGCCGGCTGACCGGCCCGCAGGCCTCGCTGGTGAAGATGACGACGTCGCGCAAGGCGTTGAGCATGTGCCGGACGGCCCGCGACATCCTCGCGGGCAACGGGCTCCTGCTCGAGAATCAGATCGCCCGGCACCTGACCGACATGGAGGTGGTCTCCACCTATGAGGGGACCGACTCCATGCAGGCGCTGATCGTCGGACGCGAGATCACTGGGCTCTCCGCCTTCACGCGCTCCCGGCGATGA
- a CDS encoding thioesterase family protein: MTRPGRAFVCPMPLRWSDQDLNAHVNNAKVVTLFEEARLQASAVWFRQAPQGPRLVRSLTVDYLHPLLYGEATTAHVWISRIGRTSFVVHHDLLQRGQACATGRSVMVHVDAETGQPTPIGAEMREALAAALIPDENSADDGATPRTPAAG, from the coding sequence GTGACGCGACCTGGCAGAGCGTTCGTCTGCCCGATGCCGCTGCGGTGGTCGGACCAGGACCTCAACGCCCACGTGAACAATGCAAAGGTCGTCACCCTGTTCGAGGAGGCGCGGCTCCAGGCCTCGGCCGTGTGGTTCCGCCAGGCGCCTCAGGGTCCTCGCCTGGTGCGGTCCCTGACTGTGGACTACCTGCACCCCCTGCTCTATGGGGAGGCGACGACCGCCCACGTCTGGATCTCGCGGATCGGGCGCACCTCGTTCGTAGTCCACCATGACCTTCTTCAGCGCGGGCAGGCGTGTGCCACGGGCCGCTCCGTGATGGTCCATGTCGACGCCGAGACCGGTCAGCCGACGCCGATCGGCGCCGAGATGCGGGAGGCGCTCGCTGCCGCGCTGATCCCTGACGAGAATTCCGCAGACGACGGCGCCACGCCCCGGACCCCCGCAGCAGGGTGA